The genomic segment CGGGATTATCTTCCAAGTTGAATTTTTCACGATTTTTCCCACTCGCCAACCCTATCGAAATCATCTTTTCCGTGTCTTTTTCTCCAGCATTATCTGCAAGAAGGATTGCTGTTTTTCCTTTGAAAGGTGCTTCAAAAGTCGCGTTCTCTTTTTTACCTTGACAAGCACCGACTATGTATCCTTTTACGAAGACATCAAAATTATAATCACCTGCAATAAATTCAGCCACCGTCAGAGGATTATTCTCATCCCTTCCGTCTTTCTTACCAGTGTTTCCACCACCATTTCCACCACCGGAAC from the Prevotella sp. Rep29 genome contains:
- a CDS encoding DUF6359 domain-containing protein, coding for MRTNYLKMVFFALLLTVAFSCEKAIIDEEIDDTELSEPGDDNGGSGGGNGGGNTGKKDGRDENNPLTVAEFIAGDYNFDVFVKGYIVGACQGKKENATFEAPFKGKTAILLADNAGEKDTEKMISIGLASGKNREKFNLEDNPGNYGKQARFYGGRTTYLGFISIRNPGSYFLFD